The following are encoded together in the Glycine max cultivar Williams 82 chromosome 8, Glycine_max_v4.0, whole genome shotgun sequence genome:
- the LOC100305791 gene encoding uncharacterized protein LOC100305791: MLMSKQKKSQIQNAKRLLISINVLGSAGPIRFVVNEEELVAAVIDTALKSYAREGRLPVLGNNTTGFALYCPHLGSDALSPWDRIGSHGVRNFMLCKKPEGVADVDGDASGISRSSRGIGSWKAWFNKSLNLKISTH; encoded by the exons ATGTTGATGAGCAAGCAGAAGAAGAGCCAGATCCAGAACGCGAAGAGGTTGTTGATAAGCATCAATGTGCTGGGGAGCGCGGGGCCCATTAGATTTGTGGTAAACGAGGAGGAGCTTGTGGCGGCGGTGATAGACACCGCCCTCAAGTCCTACGCCCGTGAGGGGAGGCTTCCCGTCCTGGGAAACAACACCACCGGTTTCGCGCTTTACTGCCCCCATCTTGGATCCGATG CTCTAAGTCCTTGGGATAGAATTGGATCGCATGGGGTACGAAATTTCATGCTGTGCAAGAAGCCAGAGGGTGTGGCGGATGTAGATGGAGATGCAAGTGGGATTTCGCGCAGCAGCAGGGGGATTGGGAGCTGGAAGGCTTGGTTCAACAAATCCCTCAACCTCAAGATTTCTACCCACTGA
- the LOC100305791 gene encoding uncharacterized protein isoform X1, giving the protein MLMSKQKKSQIQNAKRLLISINVLGSAGPIRFVVNEEELVAAVIDTALKSYAREGRLPVLGNNTTGFALYCPHLGSDGYQRTTPKTHKARELYLSFVFLGRFKTLTSVLDLFVLNFGAFDLMVLQL; this is encoded by the exons ATGTTGATGAGCAAGCAGAAGAAGAGCCAGATCCAGAACGCGAAGAGGTTGTTGATAAGCATCAATGTGCTGGGGAGCGCGGGGCCCATTAGATTTGTGGTAAACGAGGAGGAGCTTGTGGCGGCGGTGATAGACACCGCCCTCAAGTCCTACGCCCGTGAGGGGAGGCTTCCCGTCCTGGGAAACAACACCACCGGTTTCGCGCTTTACTGCCCCCATCTTGGATCCGATG GTTACCAAAGAACAACACCAAAAACACACAAGGCTCGGGAActatatctaagttttgtctttttaggtCGTTTTAAAACTTTGACTTCTGTGTTGGATTTGTTTGTTCTGAATTTTGGTGCGTTTGATTTGATGGTGTTGCAGCTCTAA